The genome window AAGCAGTTTCCCATGAAGCTGGACTTAAAAGTGCTCCTACCATCCCAAACCAATTTTGAATTGCGGTGGGGGAACAGCAGAAATAGTTAGAACCTCTGTGTCTGCCCAGCCTCAGATGTTCCCTGCATTTGTTACCATAAACACATTAGTATATTCTGAGTTACTTGTGTCACATTGAAGTTCAGCTTGACTTTTTCACTCTTGGATGCTCAGTGGGCTCTTACCGCTTCTTGCTTATAGCCACACAGCGGGCCCTTGTTTGTCCTGTGCTCTGTGGGAATGCTTTTTAACCTTGTCACCTTGTTATGGAGGATTGTACAGAGCCTCATCAGTGCCATTATTTGCACCTGTGACAACAAGCTTTTCCAGCACTTTTCTTGACTTCTTCAACTGAACAAACTCTAAAAGGATTGTTGTTAGCCTGTCTGCCAACTGAGCGTGTAATCAACGAGCTGGAGGAGCTTTTGTGCAAGCAGGAcagcagctggttttgcttACACTTTTACCTTGGCAGGACATTTTCCATTTCCACTGCCAAAAAATATATAGCATCTGGCTGTTTTCAGCCTGCCCAACTTGAGTTTCTGGCTTGACAGATGATTCCTTGCTGCACTGATTTGTAGAGGCTCTGCTTGGAAACTGTGGATAGCAGCTTGCGTACGTGCGTACTGAGGCTGTACCGACTAGTCTCTGTAGCTGTGTTGTCTACAATAATATTGCCTATCCTGTAAAGATATCTATTAGATAGTGGAAAATGGTAACTATGAAACATTTTTTAGCAATAAATTCCTATATGTAAGTATTTCAGTTTATCTGCAGCTGCAGAACTTCTGTGGTGGTGAATACACCGTAGTCACGCAAGTGGCAGCTTCTTGTCTTCCTTGGCCTATACTTCCTAAAGAGTCTGAATCCCTCCACTCTAGCATTCCAGTCATGAGCTATCCACTGCATCTCCGGGATCCCAACAAGATCCTACCCCAGCAGCTGCACACAGATCACTTAATTCCTCATGTTTACTTCCCACTCTGCATACCTTAGAGTGCAGGCACTTTGGGGAgacttccttgctttatgtgCAAATCCTTGAGGTGACCCCACTGTATGCCctcttttattcattttgtgtttctcGTTATTTTCCTAATTCCAGGCCCATCTTGTCTGCCATTACTCCCTCAGACCCGCAGTAACCCTCGCTCCCTCATgattcctggttttgtttttcatgtgtAATTCCAAATGATAATTCATATCTGGTTGTCAGTACTTGGAAGCAGAACTTTGAGGGTTTGGTTTTAAGCAGTGTTTTGCAGTTCTCTCATTGTTATAACAAGGAACTGCTTGGTTAACCCACTTCCGAATTACATTAGGCCAAGAAGAGAACATTATGGAAAGGTCTTTCTCATTATAGGAGCTACTTTGGGATTAAGTTGGATGCTTGTCATTTCCTaagtctaggaaaaaaaaaaacagtgaaacaaaTGTTCCCAGACATTAACCATGGTTATGTTAATATCTTACAGTGGTACTTTGCTCCGTATGTTTTGTCTAGACACATATTAAAGTGAAAATATTGTGGTAACTGGCAAACAGGAAACGTGGCAGATCTTTCTACTCAATCTACTCTACCTGTATTACTACGTGCCATGAACACACAGCTGTACGTATTCATACTACTCTTGTTCTTACAGACGACGCTCACGTGGGGACCCTACTTGTGGTTTCACATGCTGCGAGTTGCCACATCAACCTTATCAGGTATTGCTTTATTTAATTCTTGGGTAAACCGGTGATGGAACACTGGGAGTCACTTTGACAGACTGTACATAACCTTTGTGAGCTTCCAGCCATTTTTTCAACAGCATGAATGAACCTCTGTGTTAATCTGTGGAGATCAACTTGCCTTaagcactatttttttttgttttgctttcaatcAACAACTCTTGAATGGTAGAACAAACCAGAAATATCCTTTTGCTGAAcgctttttctccctttttctctaTATGGTGATAGGGCGGTGTTGGCAAGGGATTCTATCATCTTTCTGTTAGGTTTTGTATTGGAACCACTTTGTGTGATGTTATTGGAAAAAATTGGAGTAACTAAACTTACAGTTCTTATGAAGAAGGCAACTAGAAATTATTCCAAGAACACATCTAGTCTTGTGCTTTGCAACAGATTTTTGAGgttacaaaataaacaaaaatgagaaagactATTGCCACAAGTCTTAAACTCACTGCACAGAAGTTTAtttgacctgtcagcctcatcaAATTTTGCAAAGTTTTAAAAACGCATATCCTAGTCTGTGTTCTTCCTGAGGTATAAAGTGtctttattgggtttttttgacaaataCTGTGGAGTTCCTTTCATTCTACCTGTCATTCTATTATGattttgggtatttttaaaactgttggCAGTCTATTCTATTAGTGAACCTAtcattatttttagaaacaCTTTTTCTCTAATGTACAGTGTTATTCTATTCCTTGTCATATCTGTTTTTTATACAGAAAGGTGGatactgctttccttttttgaGAAGTCTCTTACAAATTTGAAGATCAGTACTTCCTTCTTGTCACTTCAGTCTTGCCTCTTATATTTGTAATTTGAACTGCTCTTTTGTGCAGAGTTCTGGATGCCACGATATCTGTAGAATTAGTTACGGTGAATATTCTTTGAGACATTCAATTGCTATCTTCTAACCTGTCTACCCTTAAGATGACTAACTGGTTTGTATGCTTGGGGCAGATTTTCAATTTGAAGTGCAATATATTTGACTTCTTGCTTGCCTTTACTCAAGAACCAGTGCTGTAGCCATCGTCACTGACTTAGCAGAGTAGCACTGCATGTAGCCTCTAGCCTGAAAACTGAGCCAGCTGAAACCTAAGTATTTTATTAATACATTAGTACACAACACAGAACATTGTTAAAACTGCTACTGAATTGAAGTATGGATATATCGATACATGCTTGAAGTATGCTTGAGAgtagccctgcggagaaggacttgggggtactgaTTGACAAGaagcatgagctggcaatgtgtgcttgcagcccagaaggccaaacatatcctgggctgcatcaaaagtagtGTGGCCAGTAGGGCAAGGgcggggattctgcccctcttctcctctcttgtgaggcctcacctggagtattgtctccagttctagaatcctcaacataagaaggatatggagctgttggaatgggtccagggctggagcaccttccatacgaggacaggcttagagagttggggttgttcagcctggagaagagaagactctgaggagatcttgtagcgaccttccagtacctgaaggggctacaagaaagctggggacgaactgtttacaaaggcttgtggtgatagaactaggggaaatggctataaactggagagggacagagacCAGAactaagaaggaatttcttaacgctgagggtggtgagacactggcacaggttgcccagggaggctgtggctgcgccatccctggaggtgttcaaggccaggttgcatggggccttgggcagcctggtctggtgggaggtgtccctgcccatggcatgggggttggaattagatggtcttcaaggtctcttccaacttaaaccattctGCAAGTCTATTATATCAAAACATAACTCTCTAGGTTAATGGTACCATTAGACTGAAGTGCCAGTACAGTTGGTAGCCATGTATTCTTGTCTAAGTTTAATCTTTAGTTGAAGTACAGTTAAAGGATAAAAACAAACCTAGATCCAAAGCTAAAACTAGTAGAATTCAAGCAAACACTATCACCATCTATATTTTTGTTGATATCTTATGTTCTTATTTTGCTCATTCTTTATCTTAAAAAACAATTATTAGTATATTGAGCTAATAATTATATACAGGTAGCCTagaagatttttgtcttttgagtGAAGTAGGACTGTGGAAAACCATTCAGGAAAGAtaataccttttaaaatattactgtgCTGAAGAACTTTCTTATAGGTACTCGTTGTATATAaacctgtgtttattttttagtgTGTGATTTCCTTGGGGAAAAGATTGCATCTGTTCTGGGGATAAGCACACCGAAATACCAGTATGCCATTGATGAGTACTACAGAATGAAGAGAGAGGTACGTGTGTGAGATAGGGCTCTTGAACTCTTTTTCTCCCAGCTTCCCTTTCCCTATTTCCCTATTTGAGCTCACATTCGGTTTTCATCTGAGGCGCAATTAGTGCTTGCTTATCCGTCAGCCTTTTCTCACCAGCTCCTCAGTCTCAGAACTGGCTGGATCCTGGCTGCTGCTCTATTTGTTTCACTTGTACAATGCATTTTCAAGTCTGGGTGTGAGAaagttggatggagctctgtaCAGAGGCGGGTGCTAGCAATATATTTTCCAACTCTAAAACTCGTTGAATGAGGTGTCAAGTGTAAACTGAACATGATGTTACCATTTGTTCTAAACCATAATTAGAAATGACTGATAAGAAGCCAGCGCTTTGTGCACAAAAACCCTTAATAATCTTTGTTTGGAAgagatgaaaaacatttaaagctttttttttttaattttggtagctttttattatttttattattatttttttgttattaagaGCTGAAAGTTTTCAAGAAGATAGACCCGTCACTATTCCTATGAACTAAGAAGTGTTTTCCTAGACACGTgacattttttctgtatttatttaacaCAGTTTAATCCTTCActtgcagtgattttttttttcccataatgGTTGTTCTGGAATACACCTCATTCTATGATCAGCTAGTGAATGCTTTCTACCAAAACACATATCCTTGCTTTGTAATAAGAACTGGGATATTCTTATAGAAAGATTTAAAGTGAATGTAATTAGGTGGTAAACAGTAGCTTATGAATCTGGTGATCTGTtttcaggaggaagaggagcaacaggaaaacaagatgTCAGAAGAAGCAGAGAGACGTTATCAGGAACAGCAGAACAAGGCACAGGCTGAGGCTCCTGTCCAAACAGACCAGCCTGAAGCAACAGCATGCACTTCATTTGTGAATGTAAACTTCGAAAATGAGGGAGATGGACAGTCTGTTGGGGAAGATAAAAAAGATGCAGTTCCTGTCCCTCCTTAAGTGTAAAGGTCTGTATAATGTAGGAAATAGGAAGTGTCAGGTGTCACAATCTGGCTataagaagcaggaaaaatagGATTATGCTTATTCAGTAAAATACAACTTCTAGCATTCTTATTGATCAGGAGAGAGCTGAGCTATGTCTGTTCAGTCTGTCTGCCTAATAAAGGCGGAGGCATTCTGCCAGATTGGCACTTCAGTTAAAAACAAAGTTGCACTACAAACATTTGGTCTAAAATTGAATGTGTGAGCTAATTTATGTGTTAagcaaaaaatgtcttttctttgaATTGCCCTGTGTCTCACCCCTGGGGGTTGCAGATGCAGTGCCGTTTCCTAGTTCTGATTTGCACATTGTTTGCAACTCAGCTCTCTATGAATAGATGAATAGGAATCAATGTCCTGTAACTCACGAGTCATTTTAATAGCATCTGATTTCTCCTATTTATTGTTACTATTGtatgcatgtattttatttctgttattgtCTAACACAAGAGAAAATGTTAGATTTAATGTTAATTAGATTTAAGGGTCTGCTGActactttttttattaaaaaaagaaaaaatgacttTAAAGGAGTCTGTAAACACCCCTCAGACCTTACTAACAAGTACCAGCGCTCCTGGAGGCTAATAGGGCGCAGCTGCTCCATGCAGTGCTGTAGCCAAATCCAGAGCTAGCATCAGTGCAAGATGTTCTCACACCAAGTCTAAGAATTAAGACACTCACCTGCTTGAATATTCCTTTATATGCTCTGAATAGTTCCGGGAAATAACCTAGAGCCTTGCTAAATCATATTGAATGCATTGGACACTCCCTGTGGTACCCACCTAGACCTACAACAACTTTTTGGGACATAGGTAACCTGAGTTGAGTATACTTGATTAACCTAAATGGAGTATTTGTTTAATCATCAGTAAGGGATGTGCCATTACAGaggttttttcctcccctctagCAGAGAATACATAAATAACTAGACAAGACAAAACCAAACTTAatgactgtttctttttcttaaataaacaaaacactttGTTGTGATACTGCAAcaatagtaatttttatttttgtctaagTGAAATGCAGGTGACTCCAGAGCTTTTAAGTAGCCCACAATACCGATTAAGGGTATTTTACTGCAGTAGCTCTCATTCTAGCTTTTAAAAGGTGAATGGTTTACTTTTTGACAATCATCAGATGTCAGCGTCCCAGTCATTTTCTGTAGAGAATCGTTGTAGATAAAAGGAGCAGAGAACCTTCCCGAGTTACCATGGGAGACATTACTGCTGCCCTTGAGACTTCTAAAAAAAGTTTCAAAGCCAGCCTTCAGCAAGATTCTTAGCTGGGTGTCATCTTGTGTCTGTTGCAGGCCTTGGCTCCAGCTAAGGAGCCTGAGGTAACATCAGAGGCCAGGTAACTTGGCTACTAAATTTCCagttatgtatttatttcagacAACCAACTGAACTACTGGTCTGTAGAGCACAAATTCCTTCTTCTATGGGCTCTTGGCACTCCagcactacaaaaaaaaaacaaaaaaacttctGAGGAGGATTCAGTCATCAGGTCTGTTTGGATGCTCTGTTCTTTGCCTGTTTTTGAATTCTAAGGCAGCTGTGTTAAATCAATCCTTAGCCCTGGACTTCTGCAAGGGAGAGTTTGGTTCAATAGCTGGGATATACACAGGAGAACAGCTTACCGGGAGCTCTTCTACTGTCTAAGACAGAAATCCTCACACAGCTCAAGAGCAAAGCATTTGCAGCTGAAGGATGGTtggcttttcttcccctccctacTCTCTGTTGC of Phaenicophaeus curvirostris isolate KB17595 chromosome 5, BPBGC_Pcur_1.0, whole genome shotgun sequence contains these proteins:
- the LOC138721402 gene encoding protein FAM177A1 isoform X2, which produces MEQGLPAISLYCAPAARAMEPEQQLANGDRGFENVELGVIGKKKKIPRRVIHFASGETMEEYSTDEEEDEQEKKDLLPPVDPTTLTWGPYLWFHMLRVATSTLSVCDFLGEKIASVLGISTPKYQYAIDEYYRMKREEEEEQQENKMSEEAERRYQEQQNKAQAEAPVQTDQPEATACTSFVNVNFENEGDGQSVGEDKKDAVPVPP